The following are encoded together in the Weissella soli genome:
- a CDS encoding NAD(P)H-dependent glycerol-3-phosphate dehydrogenase, giving the protein MSTTSIAVLGAGSWGTALANVLAENHHDVRLWSHRAAQVAEINETHLNSKYLGENPLHEGVVAYTDLRAAVAGAEIILSVVPTKATREVAHKLQETLANIGQKVILVGATKGLEPGTYKRTSEMLAEEVDPKYREAVAVIEGPSHAEGTIKHDPTLVSVASDDLKVAERVQAVFTNASFRVYTNDDLVGSEIGGALKNVIAIGAGALESLGYDANAKAALFTRGLAEIARLGQALGANPLTFMGLAGVGDLYATATSVHSRNFRAGLQLGEGKSLDEIVAHMGMVIEGISTTKVVHELAQQKHVDMPITKAIYQVLYENQDPKDAIAELMGRPVHQEGE; this is encoded by the coding sequence TTGAGTACAACATCAATTGCTGTGCTTGGTGCCGGTTCATGGGGAACTGCACTAGCAAACGTCTTGGCGGAGAATCATCATGACGTTCGGTTATGGTCCCATCGGGCTGCCCAAGTAGCTGAAATTAACGAAACCCACTTAAATAGTAAATACTTGGGTGAAAATCCATTGCATGAAGGTGTTGTCGCCTATACTGATTTGCGCGCAGCTGTTGCCGGTGCTGAAATCATTTTAAGTGTTGTGCCAACGAAGGCCACACGCGAAGTGGCCCATAAGTTACAGGAAACGCTGGCCAATATTGGTCAAAAGGTGATTCTCGTTGGTGCGACAAAAGGCTTAGAGCCGGGTACCTATAAGCGAACATCTGAAATGTTGGCTGAAGAGGTCGATCCCAAGTATCGCGAAGCGGTTGCGGTGATCGAAGGACCTTCACATGCTGAGGGGACGATTAAACATGATCCCACTTTGGTGAGTGTCGCCAGTGATGATCTGAAAGTTGCCGAACGTGTGCAAGCAGTCTTTACCAATGCTAGTTTCCGTGTCTACACTAATGATGATTTAGTTGGTTCTGAAATTGGGGGTGCCTTGAAGAATGTCATCGCCATTGGCGCGGGGGCTCTTGAAAGCCTTGGTTATGATGCTAATGCGAAAGCTGCCTTGTTCACGCGTGGTTTGGCCGAAATTGCGCGTCTAGGTCAAGCCTTGGGTGCTAACCCATTGACCTTTATGGGTCTGGCGGGGGTTGGTGATCTATATGCCACCGCTACATCCGTGCATTCTCGTAATTTCCGTGCTGGGCTACAGCTTGGTGAAGGCAAAAGCCTTGATGAGATTGTTGCTCACATGGGAATGGTTATTGAAGGTATCTCAACGACTAAGGTTGTGCATGAACTCGCACAGCAAAAGCACGTCGATATGCCAATTACAAAAGCAATTTATCAAGTGTTGTACGAAAATCAAGATCCCAAGGATGCCATTGCAGAATTGATGGGCCGTCCCGTACACCAAGAAGGAGAATAG
- the hprK gene encoding HPr(Ser) kinase/phosphatase yields the protein MAKKITVKDLLDNTRLTVVTGGEYLDRPITTENISRPGLEMTGYFNYYAAERVQLMGITETSFAQRMSHEEKLLVARKMMSAETPVFVVSTGRQLPEEFMQAANEAQIPVLATELTSSRILSNMTYFLSGQLAERQSVHGVLVDIFGLGVLITGDSGVGKSETALELIQRGHRLIADDRVDIYQQDEERLVGEAPAILKNLMELRGVGIIDVLNLFGAGAVRNHATISFNLHLAKWEDGQVVDRLGNGEDSIRILDVDLPRLVLPVQTGRNLAILIETAAKNFRAKQMGFDATETFNSHLNSLITENSN from the coding sequence ATGGCAAAAAAAATTACAGTAAAAGATTTATTAGACAATACGCGTTTGACGGTGGTGACGGGTGGCGAATATTTGGATCGTCCCATCACGACGGAAAACATTTCCCGTCCAGGGCTAGAAATGACCGGCTATTTCAATTATTATGCTGCAGAACGTGTGCAACTCATGGGCATAACGGAAACGTCTTTTGCACAACGGATGAGCCATGAAGAGAAATTGTTAGTTGCCCGTAAGATGATGTCAGCTGAGACGCCGGTTTTTGTGGTGTCGACTGGACGTCAATTACCAGAAGAGTTCATGCAAGCGGCAAATGAAGCTCAGATACCGGTCTTGGCGACTGAGCTCACGTCATCACGAATTTTGTCCAATATGACTTACTTTCTATCAGGACAACTGGCAGAACGGCAATCAGTACATGGTGTTTTGGTTGATATCTTCGGCTTAGGCGTCCTGATTACTGGTGATTCCGGTGTTGGTAAGTCAGAAACTGCGCTTGAACTCATCCAACGGGGCCACCGGTTGATCGCAGATGACCGCGTTGATATTTATCAACAAGATGAAGAACGGCTGGTCGGGGAAGCTCCTGCAATTTTAAAGAATCTCATGGAATTACGCGGTGTGGGTATCATTGACGTCTTAAACTTATTTGGTGCCGGTGCAGTGCGTAATCATGCGACCATTTCTTTTAATTTGCATCTAGCAAAATGGGAGGATGGTCAAGTGGTCGATCGGTTAGGTAATGGTGAGGATTCTATCCGAATTTTGGACGTTGACTTACCACGATTGGTGCTACCGGTGCAAACGGGTCGTAATTTGGCTATTTTGATTGAAACGGCGGCTAAAAATTTTCGGGCCAAGCAGATGGGCTTTGATGCCACGGAAACGTTTAATAGTCATCTGAATTCGTTAATTACTGAGAATTCAAATTAG
- a CDS encoding phage holin family protein — protein MMFNRFSFLQRLLINVIMLLALAGFFKNGLYIENFTTGILAALVLGILNGILRPFLQLISLPLTLLTFGLFGFVINAVILWLTSWIVGAGFQFASFGWALLISVIMSVINAILSSYLVRNNK, from the coding sequence ATGATGTTTAATCGATTTTCATTCCTCCAACGATTACTAATTAATGTAATTATGTTATTGGCGTTGGCAGGATTTTTTAAGAACGGTCTTTATATCGAAAACTTTACGACAGGGATCTTAGCAGCCTTGGTACTGGGTATCTTAAATGGCATCTTGCGTCCATTTCTACAATTAATTAGCTTACCATTAACTTTGTTAACCTTTGGCCTATTTGGTTTTGTGATTAACGCGGTAATTTTGTGGCTGACAAGTTGGATCGTGGGTGCTGGATTCCAATTCGCAAGTTTTGGGTGGGCCTTGCTAATTTCGGTGATTATGTCGGTGATTAACGCAATCCTGTCAAGTTATCTAGTTCGAAACAACAAGTGA
- a CDS encoding universal stress protein, translating to MANELEYKNILAPVDGSAVSEHVALKAAAVAHRNDTRLDLLYVIDTNALSGVAGMSITGDVVYHLVQDSEDKLNKLKEQVLAAFPGLEVDIHMRFGSPKKVIVSEFPNDHDTGLILIGKSGLNALERLIVGSVTTFVVQNAKTDVLIVQ from the coding sequence ATGGCTAACGAATTAGAGTACAAGAATATTTTAGCACCTGTTGACGGTTCTGCCGTCTCTGAACATGTGGCGTTAAAGGCTGCCGCAGTGGCCCATCGCAACGATACGCGGCTGGACTTACTATATGTCATTGACACCAACGCTTTGTCAGGCGTGGCTGGCATGTCCATTACTGGAGATGTTGTCTACCATTTGGTCCAAGACTCCGAAGACAAGCTCAACAAATTAAAAGAACAGGTTCTAGCAGCATTCCCAGGGTTGGAAGTCGACATCCACATGCGTTTTGGCTCACCAAAGAAAGTGATTGTATCCGAATTTCCAAATGACCACGATACTGGTTTAATCTTGATTGGTAAATCAGGACTGAATGCCCTGGAACGTTTGATTGTGGGTTCAGTGACAACGTTCGTCGTGCAAAATGCTAAAACTGACGTATTGATCGTCCAATAA
- the fusA gene encoding elongation factor G: protein MANKREYPLNRTRNIGIMAHIDAGKTTTTERILYYTGKIHKIGETHDGASQMDFMDQEKERGITIQSAATTAVWHGFHDQYAKEPYRVNIIDTPGHVDFTIEVERSLRVLDGAVAVLDGAAGVEPQTETVWRQAETYQVPRIVFVNKMDKMGADFQMSVDSIKSRLGANAKAIQWPIGAEDDFEGIIDLISKEALFPVDELGEKWEKHDIPADYVDLVEEKYSELVEAIADVDDDIMDKYLGGEEISEADLKAAIRRAVLSLEFYPVLAGSAYKDKGVQMMLDAVVDYLPSPLDVKPYIANDPDTDEEVDLIADDDKPFAALAFKVMTDPFVGRLTFLRVYTGTLESGSYVLNTSKGKRERVGRLLQMHATNRTEIEEVFSGDIAAAIGLKDTTTGDSLTDVDHPLVLESMEFPDPVIQLAIEPKTKADQDKMSNALQKLAEEDPSFRAETNPETGDTLISGMGELHLDIIVDRMKREFNVEANVGAPQVAYREAFTQSVKARGYFKRQSGGKGQYGDVWIEFTPNEEGAGFEFEDAIVGGVVPREYIPSVEAGLRDSLNNGPLAGFPLVDLKAKLYDGSYHDVDSSEAAFKIAASLALREASKTAGAVILEPVMKVDIVAPEDNLGDVMGHISSRRGMIEGQEQRGNSIMVHGKVPLAEMFGYATTLRSATQGRGTFQMAFDHYEAVPKNVQEQIIAKYGKQEG from the coding sequence ATGGCTAACAAGCGTGAATACCCATTGAACCGTACTCGAAATATCGGTATTATGGCCCACATCGACGCCGGTAAGACAACTACGACTGAACGTATCTTGTACTATACTGGTAAAATCCACAAAATTGGTGAGACTCACGATGGAGCTTCACAAATGGACTTTATGGATCAAGAAAAGGAACGTGGAATCACAATCCAATCTGCTGCTACGACTGCAGTTTGGCATGGTTTCCACGACCAATACGCCAAGGAACCATATCGTGTTAACATCATTGACACCCCAGGACACGTGGACTTCACAATCGAAGTTGAACGTTCATTGCGTGTGTTGGATGGTGCTGTTGCCGTCCTTGACGGTGCTGCTGGTGTTGAACCACAAACTGAAACTGTTTGGCGTCAAGCTGAAACTTATCAAGTACCACGTATTGTTTTCGTTAACAAGATGGACAAGATGGGTGCTGACTTCCAAATGTCAGTTGACTCAATTAAGTCACGTTTGGGTGCTAACGCAAAGGCTATTCAATGGCCAATCGGTGCCGAAGATGACTTTGAAGGGATCATTGACTTGATCTCTAAGGAAGCTTTATTCCCAGTCGATGAATTAGGTGAGAAGTGGGAGAAGCATGATATTCCTGCAGATTACGTTGATTTGGTTGAAGAAAAGTATTCAGAATTAGTTGAAGCCATCGCTGATGTTGATGATGACATCATGGATAAGTACCTTGGTGGAGAAGAAATCTCAGAAGCTGACTTGAAGGCTGCCATTCGTCGTGCCGTTTTGTCATTGGAATTCTACCCAGTACTTGCAGGTTCAGCCTACAAGGATAAGGGTGTTCAAATGATGTTGGACGCGGTTGTTGACTACTTGCCATCACCTTTGGACGTTAAGCCATATATTGCTAACGATCCTGATACTGATGAAGAAGTTGACTTGATTGCCGATGATGACAAGCCATTTGCGGCTTTGGCATTTAAGGTTATGACTGATCCATTCGTTGGTCGTTTGACGTTCTTGCGTGTTTACACTGGTACTTTGGAATCAGGTTCATACGTTTTGAACACTTCAAAGGGCAAGCGTGAACGTGTTGGTCGTTTGCTACAAATGCACGCAACTAACCGTACTGAAATCGAAGAAGTTTTCTCTGGTGATATCGCAGCCGCTATCGGTTTGAAGGATACTACCACTGGTGATTCTTTGACTGACGTTGATCACCCATTGGTATTGGAGTCTATGGAATTCCCTGACCCAGTTATCCAATTGGCTATCGAACCTAAGACAAAGGCTGACCAAGACAAGATGTCAAATGCTTTGCAAAAGTTGGCTGAAGAAGATCCTTCATTCCGTGCCGAAACTAACCCTGAAACTGGTGATACTTTGATCTCAGGAATGGGTGAGTTGCACTTGGATATCATCGTTGACCGTATGAAGCGTGAATTTAATGTTGAAGCTAACGTTGGGGCACCTCAAGTTGCCTACCGTGAAGCCTTTACTCAATCTGTTAAGGCACGTGGATACTTTAAGCGTCAATCAGGTGGTAAGGGACAATATGGTGATGTTTGGATCGAATTCACACCTAATGAAGAGGGTGCCGGATTCGAATTCGAAGATGCCATCGTCGGTGGTGTGGTTCCTCGTGAATACATTCCTTCAGTTGAAGCTGGATTGCGTGACTCATTGAACAACGGTCCTTTGGCAGGATTCCCATTGGTTGACTTGAAGGCCAAGTTGTACGATGGATCTTATCACGATGTCGACTCATCAGAAGCTGCCTTTAAGATCGCTGCCTCATTGGCTTTGCGTGAAGCTTCTAAGACTGCCGGTGCCGTTATCCTTGAACCAGTGATGAAGGTTGACATTGTTGCACCTGAAGACAACCTTGGTGATGTTATGGGACATATCTCATCTCGTCGTGGTATGATCGAAGGTCAAGAGCAACGTGGAAACTCAATCATGGTCCATGGTAAGGTTCCTTTGGCTGAAATGTTCGGCTATGCTACTACTTTGCGTTCTGCTACTCAAGGACGTGGAACTTTCCAAATGGCCTTTGACCATTACGAAGCTGTTCCTAAGAATGTTCAAGAACAAATTATCGCCAAGTATGGTAAGCAAGAAGGTTAA
- the rpsG gene encoding 30S ribosomal protein S7 produces the protein MPRKGYTKQAEVLPDPIYNSKLVSRLINRLMLDGKRGTASTILYNAFDRIKESTDQEPLAVFEEAMNNIMPVLEVRARRVGGSNYQVPVEVRPERRVTLGLRWLVSYSRLRGEHTMEERLAKEIMDAANNTGASVKKREDTHKMAEANRAFAHYRW, from the coding sequence ATGCCACGTAAGGGTTATACTAAGCAGGCTGAAGTTCTGCCTGATCCAATTTACAACTCAAAGCTAGTTTCACGTTTGATCAACCGCTTGATGCTTGATGGAAAGCGCGGAACTGCTTCAACTATTTTGTACAATGCGTTCGATCGTATTAAGGAATCTACTGATCAAGAACCACTAGCAGTCTTCGAAGAGGCCATGAACAACATCATGCCTGTATTGGAAGTCCGCGCACGTCGTGTTGGTGGATCTAACTATCAAGTTCCTGTCGAAGTTCGTCCAGAACGTCGAGTTACTTTGGGATTGCGTTGGTTGGTTTCTTATTCACGTCTCCGTGGTGAGCACACTATGGAAGAGCGTTTGGCTAAGGAAATTATGGATGCTGCCAATAACACTGGTGCATCTGTCAAGAAGCGCGAAGACACACACAAGATGGCTGAAGCCAACCGTGCCTTTGCACACTACCGTTGGTAA
- the rpsL gene encoding 30S ribosomal protein S12 yields the protein MPTINQLVRKPRKSKSTKSNSPALNFGYNSILKKATKLSAPQKRGVATRVGTMTPKKPNSALRKYARVRLSNLIEVTAYIPGIGHNLQEHSVVLIRGGRVKDLPGVRYHVIRGALDTAGVDGRMQSRSKYGAKRPKKK from the coding sequence ATGCCTACAATTAACCAACTGGTTCGTAAGCCCCGTAAGTCAAAGAGCACGAAGTCAAACTCACCAGCTTTGAACTTCGGATATAACTCAATCTTGAAGAAGGCCACTAAGCTATCTGCTCCACAAAAGCGTGGAGTTGCTACTCGTGTGGGAACTATGACACCTAAGAAGCCTAACTCAGCATTGCGTAAGTACGCTCGTGTGCGCTTGTCAAACCTTATTGAAGTTACTGCTTACATCCCAGGTATTGGTCACAACTTGCAAGAACACTCGGTCGTTTTGATTCGTGGTGGTCGTGTTAAGGACCTTCCAGGAGTTCGTTACCACGTTATTCGTGGTGCGTTGGACACTGCCGGTGTTGACGGACGTATGCAAAGCCGTTCAAAGTACGGTGCAAAGCGTCCTAAGAAGAAGTAA
- the rpmI gene encoding 50S ribosomal protein L35, with protein sequence MPKFKTHRASAKRFKKTAKGALKSGNAFTSHRFHGKTKKQRRQLRGTSTMNHTTLKTYTHLLYNI encoded by the coding sequence ATGCCTAAGTTTAAGACACACCGCGCTTCAGCAAAGCGTTTCAAGAAGACTGCTAAGGGTGCTTTGAAGTCGGGTAACGCCTTTACGTCACACCGTTTCCACGGTAAGACTAAGAAGCAACGTCGTCAATTACGTGGAACTTCAACTATGAACCACACAACTTTGAAGACTTACACTCACTTGTTGTACAACATCTAA
- the infC gene encoding translation initiation factor IF-3, whose protein sequence is MIFTQVFTEVRTIANARQPQQQQDLINDHIRVREVRLITDDGDQGVMDTADAQRIADEAELDLVLVQANAKPPVAKILNYGKFKFDSQKKQREQRKNQKIVSVKEIRLSPTIDDNDFNTKKNNAIKFLQKGNKVKVSIRFRGRAITHKEIGREVMNRLATDLEEIAKVEAKAKMEGRSMFMVLAPKETK, encoded by the coding sequence ATTATTTTCACACAAGTTTTTACGGAGGTTAGGACCATAGCAAACGCGCGTCAACCACAACAACAACAAGATTTGATTAATGATCACATTCGTGTTCGTGAAGTTCGTTTGATTACTGATGACGGTGATCAAGGTGTAATGGATACAGCAGATGCACAACGCATCGCTGACGAAGCTGAATTGGATTTGGTATTAGTGCAAGCTAACGCCAAGCCACCGGTTGCCAAAATCTTGAATTACGGTAAGTTCAAATTTGATAGCCAAAAGAAGCAACGGGAGCAACGCAAAAATCAAAAAATCGTTAGCGTTAAGGAAATTCGTTTGAGCCCAACAATAGACGACAACGACTTTAACACTAAAAAGAACAATGCAATTAAGTTCTTACAAAAAGGTAACAAAGTTAAGGTCTCAATTCGTTTCCGTGGCCGTGCAATTACGCACAAGGAAATCGGACGCGAAGTAATGAACCGGCTTGCTACCGACTTGGAGGAGATCGCAAAGGTCGAAGCCAAGGCGAAGATGGAGGGCCGCAGCATGTTTATGGTGCTTGCCCCTAAGGAAACTAAGTAA
- the nusB gene encoding transcription antitermination factor NusB encodes MASLNRHQLRQGALQSLFGLSMNPDADLEVVVAQVMAGDPEIKWEGALPADLIDLVTAVLAHQDEIDLLIAENLADGWTLDRLNLIDVVLLRLAIYEARYTDTPAKISVNEALNLAKEFSDEKSGKFINGVLGKVLTF; translated from the coding sequence ATGGCTAGTTTAAATCGACACCAGTTACGTCAAGGTGCATTACAATCTTTATTTGGCTTGTCAATGAATCCAGATGCTGATTTGGAAGTAGTAGTAGCGCAAGTCATGGCTGGTGATCCAGAAATTAAGTGGGAGGGTGCTTTACCTGCTGACTTGATTGACTTGGTGACAGCTGTTTTGGCACATCAAGATGAGATCGACCTGTTGATTGCTGAAAACTTGGCGGACGGTTGGACCCTTGATCGTTTAAATTTGATCGATGTCGTCTTATTACGTTTGGCAATATACGAAGCCCGTTACACAGACACTCCTGCTAAGATTTCGGTTAACGAAGCTTTGAACTTGGCCAAAGAATTTTCTGATGAGAAGTCAGGTAAGTTTATCAACGGCGTTTTAGGAAAAGTATTGACGTTCTAA
- a CDS encoding Asp23/Gls24 family envelope stress response protein, with product MAEETILLAHEGEANGETRVNSRVLEIIAGLAAEEVEGVARLRGSISERAKEAFGRHVHGKGVEMRQTADGLEVDVYVDLNYGVSVTKVAHKIQEHIANQVAAMTELHVDMVNVHIAGVVSLKPEVSIDPNDLFGEKTEANGDK from the coding sequence ATGGCTGAAGAGACAATTTTACTTGCTCATGAGGGCGAAGCAAACGGTGAAACGCGAGTGAATTCACGCGTGCTAGAAATCATTGCCGGCTTGGCAGCAGAAGAAGTCGAAGGGGTTGCTCGTTTGCGTGGTTCAATTAGTGAACGCGCCAAGGAAGCCTTTGGACGTCATGTCCACGGTAAGGGTGTCGAAATGCGCCAAACTGCCGATGGTTTGGAAGTTGATGTCTATGTGGATTTGAATTATGGGGTGAGCGTCACTAAGGTAGCTCATAAGATTCAAGAACACATTGCCAATCAAGTGGCGGCTATGACTGAATTGCATGTGGATATGGTTAATGTGCACATTGCCGGCGTCGTTTCATTGAAGCCTGAAGTATCAATTGATCCAAATGATTTGTTTGGTGAGAAGACAGAAGCGAATGGGGATAAGTAA
- the efp gene encoding elongation factor P yields MSIGMNDIKNGMHIEYNNGIWKVLDFQHVKPGKGGAFMRSKLKNLRNGAVNEYTFRPGDKFEEADIQTSEMQYSYADGDSRVFMNMETYDQVAIPVDKIEDAMKFLLEGTEVKVTYYGNELLGVEVPKTVELTVTETQPGIKGATANGGGKPATMETGLVITVPDFVNQGDKLVVNTDNGGTYSARA; encoded by the coding sequence ATGTCAATCGGAATGAATGATATTAAGAACGGAATGCACATTGAATATAACAATGGTATTTGGAAGGTGTTGGACTTCCAACACGTTAAGCCAGGTAAGGGTGGCGCCTTCATGCGTTCAAAGTTAAAGAACTTGCGTAACGGAGCGGTTAACGAATATACTTTCCGACCAGGTGATAAGTTTGAAGAAGCTGATATCCAAACTTCAGAAATGCAATATTCATATGCTGATGGTGATAGCCGTGTGTTCATGAATATGGAAACTTACGATCAAGTAGCGATTCCTGTTGACAAGATTGAAGATGCTATGAAGTTCTTGTTGGAAGGTACTGAAGTAAAGGTTACCTACTATGGTAACGAACTATTGGGTGTTGAAGTGCCAAAGACTGTTGAATTGACAGTTACTGAAACACAACCTGGTATCAAGGGTGCTACTGCTAATGGTGGTGGTAAGCCTGCTACTATGGAGACAGGCCTTGTGATCACAGTGCCTGACTTTGTTAACCAAGGTGACAAGTTGGTTGTGAACACTGATAATGGTGGAACTTACTCAGCACGTGCCTAA
- a CDS encoding glucose-6-phosphate isomerase, whose amino-acid sequence MSTLTFDASKLASFVSEDELAMMQPMVTVADELLRKGTGVGAAYTDWLHLPTAYDREEFSRIQAAAKKIQADSKVLVVIGIGGSYLGARAALDFLNDYFVNAYADSDRDYPQVLFVGNNISGQYLNSVLKVIGERDFSVNVISKSGTTTEPAIAFRVFKQKLEEKYGVAGARERIYATTDANKGALKSFADAEGFEKFVVPDGVGGRFSVLTAVGLLPIAVGGGDIEALLAGAAQAEGELVSAKLAENPAYQYAAYRNILYRKGYVTELLINYEPTLVQFGEWWKQLQGESEGKDGKGIFPATGNFSTDLHSFGQYIQDGRRNLFETLLRVTEPVSDVVIPEMDAEDGLGYLQGETMSYVNRTASDGTMLAHVDGGVPNMVVELEKQDAYHLGYVIYFFEVAVAISGYLNGINPFDQPGVEAYKRNMFGLLGKPGYEELTAELRARL is encoded by the coding sequence ATGAGTACTTTGACTTTTGATGCTAGTAAGTTGGCATCGTTTGTTTCTGAAGATGAACTAGCAATGATGCAACCAATGGTGACGGTGGCCGATGAATTGCTACGCAAGGGTACTGGGGTAGGTGCGGCCTATACCGACTGGCTGCATTTGCCAACAGCATATGATCGTGAAGAATTTAGCCGTATTCAAGCTGCAGCTAAGAAAATCCAAGCCGACTCGAAGGTTTTGGTGGTGATCGGTATTGGGGGATCATACTTGGGTGCTCGTGCGGCATTAGACTTTTTGAATGATTATTTCGTCAATGCGTACGCCGATAGTGATCGTGATTATCCGCAGGTGTTGTTTGTGGGGAATAACATCTCGGGCCAATACTTGAATTCAGTGCTCAAAGTGATCGGTGAGCGCGATTTTTCAGTGAATGTGATTTCAAAGTCAGGTACGACGACAGAACCAGCGATTGCTTTCCGAGTGTTTAAGCAAAAGTTGGAAGAAAAGTATGGGGTTGCGGGTGCTCGCGAACGCATCTATGCCACGACTGATGCCAATAAGGGCGCTTTAAAGTCGTTCGCTGATGCCGAGGGCTTTGAAAAGTTTGTGGTGCCTGATGGTGTCGGTGGTCGATTCTCAGTGTTAACTGCTGTAGGATTGTTACCAATTGCAGTTGGTGGTGGTGATATCGAGGCTTTGCTGGCTGGTGCTGCTCAAGCTGAAGGTGAGTTGGTCTCAGCTAAGCTGGCCGAGAATCCAGCTTACCAGTACGCGGCTTATCGTAATATTCTCTATCGCAAGGGTTATGTCACAGAGTTATTGATCAACTATGAACCAACGTTAGTGCAATTTGGTGAATGGTGGAAACAATTGCAGGGTGAATCTGAAGGTAAGGATGGTAAGGGAATTTTCCCAGCTACCGGAAACTTCTCGACCGATTTGCACTCCTTTGGACAATATATCCAGGATGGTCGGCGTAATTTGTTTGAAACCTTGTTACGTGTGACTGAACCCGTGTCAGATGTGGTTATTCCAGAAATGGATGCTGAGGATGGCTTGGGATACTTGCAAGGTGAGACGATGAGCTATGTGAACCGAACAGCTTCAGATGGGACCATGTTGGCCCATGTTGACGGTGGGGTTCCAAATATGGTTGTCGAATTAGAAAAGCAAGATGCCTACCATTTGGGTTATGTGATCTACTTCTTTGAGGTTGCTGTGGCTATTTCTGGTTACTTAAATGGTATCAACCCATTTGATCAACCAGGTGTTGAAGCCTATAAGCGGAATATGTTTGGTTTGCTTGGTAAGCCAGGTTATGAAGAATTGACGGCTGAATTACGGGCACGTTTGTAA